Proteins co-encoded in one Chrysemys picta bellii isolate R12L10 chromosome 13, ASM1138683v2, whole genome shotgun sequence genomic window:
- the ZNF219 gene encoding zinc finger protein 219, producing the protein MEEVDSRSPSPHKAVDSSPASCAALPSPPLQQEPPPSPLPEELSPGEGDNSAFNGELDLQRYFNGPGPALGAGGGRKARPYPCAVCGKRFRFNSILALHTRIHASETPFTCPYCGHRAAQRGLLRLHLRSHRPEACARLSHQSRLLLELEERALLRRGPPAASEGEEEEEEEEEEEPPPLPIPPPAPPPAPPSPPPPLPPPSFRCPFCKGKFRTVGERERHLRILHQPYKCGQCPFAAAQEVELQRHSREAHAPPAPPAPAAPPPAEFRCQVCGQAFTQSWFLKGHMRKHKDSFDHKCQVCGRCFKEPWFLKNHMKVHLSKLGLKGERGAAVPAAGGKPKAPRGLLLGYEALYPAFLPPPDKAEQGSFLGYLELRPPGDASCAERLQATARAVESGQEAVAQLWGERRRHNGGEAAREEGGAGVGQHRCPDCARAFATYQQMALHSRSHRPQDGDWARGRALGALASLHAAAGHGLPTDGGGGSNTGTGWGTALPSPGIQEEKGLRSGALRPDGSRGTSGKDCPYCGKTFRSSHHLKVHLRVHTGERPYKCPHCDYAGTQSGSLKYHLQRHHREQKNSAGAGAAGALEPRGRTTPSAPAKPPTFPPELLLQAAEKYRGAFLPQAWGTASHEPPARPSRRKPACTGRALRNGRADFEPLDLSLRPALEGVPPGELTLHRCLFCPFATSASELMALHLQVHHSRKARGRRPVTAPPARPHACLGQDGEQPPPHPQDEGPGVGEEPPTAVAHMSQQPPGAPMDTEPSERQGELELVLA; encoded by the exons ATGGAG GAGGTGGACTCCCGGTCGCCGTCCCCACACAAGGCAGTGGACTCCAGCCCCGCCAGCTGCGCAGCCCTGCCGTCTCCCCCACTCCAGCAGGAGCCTCCGCCGTCCCCCCTGCCCGAGGAGCTGTCCCCCGGCGAGGGCGACAACTCAGCCTTCAACGGAGAGCTGGACCTGCAGCGCTACTTCAATGGGCCGGGGCCCGCgctgggggcaggcggggggcgcaaaGCCCGGCCCTACCCCTGCGCCGTCTGTGGCAAGCGCTTCCGCTTCAACAGCATCCTAGCACTCCACACGCGGATTCATGCCAGCGAGACCCCCTTTACCTGCCCCTACTGTGGGCACCGCGCTGCCCAGCGCGGCCTCCTGCGGCTCCATCTCCGCTCCCACCGCCCTGAGGCCTGCGCCCGCCTCAGCCACCAGAGccgcctgctgctggagctggaggagcggGCGCTGCTGCGACGGGGCCCGCCAGCCGCCAGcgagggggaggaagaagaggaggaagaggaggaggaggagccccccCCGCTGCCTATCCccccaccagccccgccccctgcccccccgtcacccccaccgccgctgcctccccccagcTTCCGCTGCCCCTTCTGCAAAGGCAAGTTCCGGACGGTGGGTGAGCGGGAGCGACACCTGCGGATCCTGCACCAGCCCTACAAGTGTGGGCAGTGCCCCTTTGCCGCTGCCCAGGAGGTggagctgcagcggcacagccggGAGGCCCACGCCCCCCCggcgcccccagcccctgcggcgccgccccccgccgagtTCCGCTGCCAGGTGTGCGGCCAGGCCTTCACCCAGTCCTGGTTCCTCAAGGGGCACATGCGCAAACACAAGGACTCCTTCGACCACAAGTGCCAGGTCTGCGGGCGCTGCTTCAAGGAGCCCTGGTTCCTCAAGAACCACATGAAGGTGCATCTCAGCAAGCTGGGGCTGAAGGGGGAGCGGGGTGCGGCCGTGCCGGCGGCCGGCGGGAAGCCCAAGGCGCctcgggggctgctgctgggctacgAGGCACTGTACCCTGCCTTCCTGCCGCCCCCGGACAAGGCCGAGCAAGGCTCCTTCCTGGGCTACTTGGAGCTGCGCCCGCCGGGCGATGCCAGCTGCGCCGAGCGGCTCCAGGCCACGGCCCGCGCAGTGGAGAGCGGGCAGGAGGCGGTTGCCCAGCTGTGGGGCGAGCGCCGGCGGCACAATGGGGGTGAGGCGGCCAGGGAGGAGGGTGGCGCCGGCGTGGGACAGCACCGCTGCCCCGACTGTGCCCGGGCCTTCGCCACGTACCAGCAGATGGCCCTGCACAGCCGCAGCCACCGGCCCCAGGATGGTGACTGGGCCAGGGGACGGGCCCTGGGGGCGCTGGCCTCACTCCATGCGGCAGCGGGACACGGGCTGCCCACGGACGGCGGGGGTGGCTCCAACACAGGCACCGGCTGGGGCACGGCCCTACCCAGCCCGGGGATACAGG AGGAAAAGGGGCTGCGCAGCGGTGCCCTGCGTCCGGATGGGAGCCGTGGCACGTCAGGCAAAGACTGTCCTTACTGCGGGAAAACCTTCCGCTCCTCCCACCATCTCAAGGTGCATCTGCGCGTCCACACAG GCGAGCGCCCGTACAAGTGCCCACACTGCGACTACGCTGGCACCCAGTCCGGCTCTCTCAAGTACCACCTGCAGCGCCACCACCGTGAGCAGAAGAACAGTGCTGGCGCAGGCGCGGCCGGGGCCTTGGAGCCACGGGGCCGCACCACTCCCAGTGCCCCCGCCAAGCCGCCCACCTTCCCgccggagctgctgctgcaggcagccGAGAAGTACCGCGGGGCTTTCCTGCCGCAGGCCTGGGGCACGGCCAGCcatgagcccccggcccggccatcCCGCCGCAAGCCGGCCTGCACTGGCCGAGCCCTGCGCAATGGCCGGGCCGACTTTGAGCCGCTGGACCTGTCGCTGCGGCCGGCGCTAGAGGGGGTGCCACCTGGTGAGCTCACCCTGCACCGATGTCTCTTCTGCCCCTTTGCCACCTCCGCTTCTGAGCTCATGGCTCTGCACCTGCAGGTCCACCACAGCCGCAAGGCCCGGGGGCGCCGCCCTGTCACGGCCCCCCCCGCACGGCCCCATGCCTGCCTGGGGCAGGACGGGGAgcagcccccaccacacccccagGATGAGGGGCCTGGAGTTGGGGAGGAGCCCCCCACTGCCGTGGCCCACATGTCCCAACAGCCCCCCGGAGCTCCCATGGACACGGAGCCGAGTGAGAGGCAAGGGGAACTGGAGCTGGTGCTGGCTTGA